The Montipora capricornis isolate CH-2021 unplaced genomic scaffold, ASM3666992v2 scaffold_101, whole genome shotgun sequence genome includes the window CTGTGTGCCCTTAACcacttttaattattaaagtgAAATCAAAAGATTTTTTGTGGTAACCATTATTTAATGCATGAAATTAACAAGGACGAGCAAACTGGTgtgaaatgaaaaacatgacaaaaaatACTTGGGCAGTCACAGTCATGcgtgaccaaaacaaacagaaattggtttattctttacgataataaaaaaaatccatttcattTGGCGATGCATATGTTCAGTATATAAATCAACCGTTAAAAGTAGTTGattcagtatatatatataacaagaTACAAGCCTTGCATGCCAAAGGTCCACTCCCTCAGGGTAGGTTCTCTGCTCTTTTCCTAGGATGTGGTGTCAATGTTTTCtaacattgacaacaacttgGGTATTACCACTGTTAGGAAGGCCCTTGATAATAGATCTTCTAAATTTCCCTCTACTGATTGCATAGCGCAGGCTGTTGAAATTTGTCTCCGGGTCAACAATTGCCATTTCTCTGAACAAAATTTGTACAAAAACATGGTGCGGCCATGGGTCCGAAAAATGCATGTAGTTATGGGGAATTAGCAATGGGCATAATCGATGAGAAAGCCAAATAAAGTACTGTAGCTTGAAACCGGTGCTCTGGTGCCATCTAAATTCCGACCAAGCTCTGCTGCTTATCGGGCGGTCAATAAGGGCGGTTGTtttaaatgtgataaaaataggTGTGatttgtgtactacttgcaataTCCTATCCGACAAAAATTTGTCCTGTTCATCCTAAAATGTAATTTACGTTGCAACATGCTGTAAATGTGATCTACAAGTGTGGGTTCTGCATCAACTGAGTTTAAAATTAGATTCGGCAACCATAAATCAAatatcaggccttctgatagggtgcgatgaagaaatgcaaattgtgcgaaatttgcagggcagattatgcgattaaaaaggccaattatgcgatttttttctgagcaattttaagcttgtttttcagggtttcaggataaaaaaaaacacgtttttactgccctaaagacattttgaacatagGGAACAATAATTATGAATCTTGATCGACATTAGGtgggacaagtaaaaaaaatgaggtcttctgcactattggtgcaccacgttaaaagttgaaaggacacagcttaacatgccaaatgaatgatcaataattattaatattcctGTATGCTATGACTAGCTTCTTACACTTTGTTTTGTGTTCagtattatatttctgaacagatttgctATATGTAATCTCAacaaagggcgtgtttgtgttacaccaattgtcaactctttaagaatgagactAGTACCAGGCCCCCCACATGCAAAATAATGCCTTGAACTTCGACTATTTACGAAATTGAAGGTAACAAGGTAAATCGTATTTATGCAGGTTTATGTTTTactttatgaattttgtgcgttcttttgtgaattatgggattttttgtgaattgtgcgatcggatgcgatttgaggtggattgtgcgaaatcgcaccatcactcaatatcagaaggcctgaaatAATTATGCTCAACAATAGAAGAACATGTGAATTGGCAGTGAATTTTAAGAGTTCCTAACACAACATTCTCAAATGAGTTTTGTCATCATCGAACAAATTATATCCTTCCAAACTCCATTACACTTAGACCAGTAATTACTACTTACCAGAGAAGCCTATTGGATGACACAATTATTCACACTTAATCTGCATGGCTTCAACAAAAGGCGCGAATTCCGCTCAAAAATCGCATTAACtacaatcagaaacccataagggttgaaacgtgtaacggccccttgtgtgctgggaaacaagcttccgaatattcaatttgctaagtaccatttTTGGAGCAACaacagcgaggggtttccaaatatggtacttagcactgaaacagtcaaccaatcacaaagcaCTGAAtatcggaagctgtgaacgcgcgttacacgtttcaacccttatgggtttctgttacaatacaatacaatacatgcttaattgaccgctccccaaaggggcttttcagggcgaatgaaacacaacgaaacgacggaacagaataacaacaactgttaagaatcccaactggcgggaggctaACCAgcttcaacttcccagctgcacttgtaaatagccaccagggactaccaggatcaaattcaacgagtggtcagaacgagacttgaacccgggaactccggatctcaaggcaagcgtcctaaccactgggccacactgcctccttttaaattataaaatggaaaatgaatGCCTCCTtttaaattggaaaatgaaTCGTGACTTGTCCagttcttattttatttattattttgtggTAAATAGTTTCAATTGTTATGTAACTTACGTTTTGCGTTCATGGGTCAGGGGGCATGCCCctggaaatttttttgaaatgaaCATGCGCTgagatgcaatctggtgcatttttagacacaattttgagaaatttgcTACAatggtatttatttattttttagtcgTGATCATGTCTAACAATGTTACAATTAGGGCTGATATTTGCTAACAACTCATAAACAGAATGTACAGTACGAAAACTGAGCCTGCTGTAAGGCCAGGAGTTTGTAGTACTCCATGTTCCTTGTCATATAGTCCCCAGGGAATAATTTAATACTTCATGTGCACTGACCTTCTTGTACTTATACATTGTATACTGTAAtgactaaaaatattttttggggGGAAGCTGGGCATTTTGGGGAAGGTACATTGTACTGTATTTGAGGAGTAGAATCTTCCTACATGTAGATACATGTAGAACCCTGATCATTACGTGTCACTCATGTCTGCCCATTGACTGAGGTCACATCATgctaatattttgaaatttatgcACCCTGATTATGTTGACCTCAATTACTTCACGCATACTGCAGCATGTTCCCAAAAATATACTTCACTATTAACATCTGAAGAAGTTTTATGAAATTTCCATGTCAATACAGTGCCTTATTATTTAGGAATTTGTGGCAAATTCAAGAAGCAAGGCTCACTCTGAAAAATTTGATTGTGCTGCAACATCAAGTGTGGATGATGTCACTGATGACAGCTTGGACATTGACAGCGCCTTGACAGAGCTCATTTCAAAATCTGGTAAAATCTAGCTGAAATTTTGTTGCTCCAGTTTATAAGATATCCATTTCCATTTAGATTTGTACTTTCCCTTTAGGCAATGCAGAACCAGATCTATCTGATAATACACAATTTAAGAATGATGACAGTGATGACAGTTCAACTGAAATTGCTGAAGGAACCACCTCAGGTGACTTTTTCCTTGCTCACAAGCAAAGACAGTACATGTATCATACAATTATGATGAACGAGTTTACTGATAAAGAAGGAATTATGTTACAAGGCATATAGATAACTGAGGAGGTCATAGGTGGTTACATTCCTATCTGACTTACAACTTTCACCTGCTTAAATCTGAATTCTAATTTAGCATTAGTTGTCATGAATATATTAATATTTCTGACTAACTTATTGTTCAGATATCGCAGAACCAGACCTATCCGATGACACAGATTGTGAATATGAGGATTGTGACAAAAGTTCAAATGAGATTACTGATTTAGAAGGAACTACCTCAGGTGACATTTCCTCCAGTTATGCACGTGATATACCAGCACCATTAGAAATAGAGTGACTAAAGTGATAAGCAAGGTATTAAACAATTATGTTGACTGATTGAGCATTTACTGAAAGTGAAGGAATTATGTTTGGAGGTAAAGGCAAGAAGACAGAGATTGTCACGTTGCACTCCACCTTTACCTGCTTCCCAAAAGTGAGCATTCCCATCAAGTCACTAAATTATGCAGTCTTTTAGAAGGTAAAGACAACAGcaaattaaaatctttaaatttttaagaactaacatttttgtttgacttgatttgttgCCTGCACTGGAACAGATCATTTCTCTGTACATTTCATACTTAAATagtagataataataatttatttatttatttatttttaagaaaggCAGCATGTACTGGCACATTTTGTTTATACAAAACATAACAATTTGTTATTGCAAAAGAATTAAGTGTTTGCCTCGCCGTTGCAGATCCTAAATCGGATGAGGAAAATGTCATTGaagatgaaaatgatgacattcAATGTTCTAAAAGTAAGTTAAGCGTTAAATGCATGAAATCCAGCAGTAGTCACAAAGAAGACTGCGacaaaaatttctgcatgttGTTCGTATAGGTCttggtaaaggaaaatgaggtgtccgaGGAAAAAGGAAATTGTTGCGCTGCTATTTTTTGTAGAGTCAAACTgtatatcatattaaagctaatagattgaattatttcaATATTAAAGTTTAGTTTTGAGGCCCCAAACTCGGAACAACCGAGTCTGCTGCAGACGTTCCTGCCCCTTCCCTTTAATGCGAAAACAACCGCACTTTGTaagtcacagatgaatgcactccgATACCGTGTGAGGGGCGTCTTAGTGCATtggaggtgtgaatgggttaaacttATACAAACTATGTCCAggtttactctaacgccagacgattttactcgtaaaTGTGGGGCGTGCTAGGgagtttgaggtgtgaatgggttaaactcAGTCAAATTATGTCCAGATTTACTCTGtcttgtctaacgccagacgattttacttgtcaattgagtgggggagggggtaacttcagacgattttactcgtcagtggggagtGGGGGGGCACCTAGGGTGTTTGAGTTGTGgatgggttaacccattgacttggGAAACTCGTTCACCGTGCTTTCGAGCTTACCTCATTTAAGTTTTGTACGGGAAAGTAAAGTCAAAACCGAATGGCACTCGTAAGCCAATAAAATTGCTCTGGGTGGATAACCGTCTTCCAcgcccccccttccccccccccccccccatccctctTCAAGCCATAAGGAAACCCTGTTGGTGACAAGAACAGAGGTGCAACATAGAAGAGGATTTAAGGAGATGAAACACAATGACTTAGATAAACATTTATAGTACTTTCATGTCATTCCTTAATTGCATTCCACAGGAATTTagtttcttaatttttatcaaAACGAGTTCTGAATACTCAGTCTCTGCCTGAATAACATACTGTATTGAGTATCTGCATGTAGTTATTTTTACCAGAAGAACTTTTATCGTAACTTTTTTGTACTTCAGGTTACAAGCAGAAtatgaaaagaagaaaacgcTTGTTTTCGGGCTCGTCCTCCGATGAAGACAGTATGTCACACTCAGCAGGTACAAAGGATGATTTTAACTTAGCTAAATTCACCATTTTAGCAGTGATTTTTTTGGCACCCATATTGAAAATGACTTCACCTTGCGCTATATTTAGCGGGTACTTTCTagtcttttcacgtttttgattcctgtGTTAGGGGGAATTGGGATGGAATCCCTAAACAGTGCAGGTAGCGGGCAAGTTGACTGTCAGATCCCGCGAGTGCTCTGGGCCAGAATGCCACATGTATTTTTactaaattaattttctttcacgATGTATTTTGTTGCTAAGGGTTACCTTTTcttttgcaaagtcaaaatttctcACTTTAAGACGATGTAATAATATAAAAGCTAGTTTATGTTCCATTTTATTCCTATCGGATTGTCCGGGAATTTTTggcaaatggtaaacaacctgcGTCTAAAAAAGGCGTGAATTTAATCTTAAGGGGTTTCCTAACGGGCGACCAAGGATTTGTCAGCGCAAACAAATTTACGGTTTTGGGTTGCCTGggttttgaaacagggacaacctggatttattttttttcgggCACTGAGCGAGTGAAGACTACTGCTTTCGTTTTATCTTGAGGTGTTTAAAGCATGAGTCACCTGAGTGTGTTTTGTGTCTGCTgagttttttttatcaaaacttCGCCTTTGTGTCTTTCATATTGACAACAAAGTACCCGAGAAGACCAGAAAACAAACCAGGAAATGTCAGAAAAAATCAACAAAGGAGGGAGTTCATTGTTCAGTTAACCAGTCAAagagtgagttttgttttcttaattGGAACTCTTTTTGAACTGCTTATCAGCAATTTGGCTCTCGTATATAGGAATATAACAAGTCTTTTCCATTGATAGCTAGGGGACATGTCGGACTAGAACTCTCCCCTCTTAAAAAATGAGGTTGGTAGGAAATGACGTGCAGGATAGATGTTACATTCTGTCTCCTATTGATCGGCTTGTGTTACACAATACAGTGGAACCCAGTTAATACGGACACCCAGGGGACATGCCATCTTGTCCGTTTCCGTATTAGGCTGGCTTTCAGAAAAATGTCTCGAACACTTGTTTTAACTATCTAAAAGACTACAGCAGACATTTCGGCTAGGAAACGTAAGTTGCTTACACGACAAGGCTGTCAGAGATGAAAAAGGCCACAAGCAATGACTACAGTGAAATGCCAAGAAAGTGAAACTGTAAGAGGAGGCAGAAAAATTTATTAAAGGACTAAAGTTCAAGGGCCAAACACCGGGAGAAAGACAAACTGATCAAAATTAAACATGTCACGCTATAGTTTGCGTCTGTTTTGTTAGTAAGAAAATAATACTAAACTCGCAGAAATCTGTCATTATTTGATAAGGTACAATGTCTACGATTAGCACATAATTGTGACAATGAAAATAGACAGTGCGCACATAACCAGTGTCCGTAAAGCGGGGTTGACCACATATGAGAGTTTGTGACTCGGGACAAAGGAAATtgtccgttgtccgtattaACTGGTGTCCATATTAAGCgggtaaaatttggagaaaatatGTGATCTTTTCGTGGGGACAAACGAAACTCTGCTATATATGGGTGTCCGTAGAGCGGGGTTCCACGGTATTATCATGTGTACGTTCAGTTTGACTATTTGTTGCATTCAACAGAGAATGTATCCTGATCATGTCGGTCTTGTGATATTGTGATGGCATACGGATTTCAGCGCTATtaagggggtggctcttaactaccaaaccgttggttgctatggaccccttcaagtAGTCATTTCTCAAaccctttaactctacagtaacctttttttgccaagtgtgttctatttaacattcctttgtatggttcgactcacaaccatatttgctACAATTAatgtaaatcacgtgaccaaaacagaaaatgcctaaacaCTTAGcaagttaactatgtttttcacatCTTTTAAACACAACAGcatgagaacattctaacacaaaaagtgtagcatggattttaaaggaaatgatttctttaaaaaattgtgATGTCATAAGGTCCTCCTATGATACACTTTTcgaaatatcagttccattttttgtccaaatagaaactccatgctacagtttacgaaaaatgattttatttccTGGGAGCTTTTatctgtttttcactgaaacgcacggcaAAGAACTAAGACTAGTTGCGCATACGCCTTCTGactgaagtgatgtcagatttccattgaaaaagttagtTTATAGAACCATACAtgcaacctttcttttttttgcaacCATTGGccttctgtagttaagtgccaccccccttGAATAGTGCTCGCAGTTAACCGCGAATCCATCATTTTTAATTTACTAGTGTCCGTACCATGTGCCAAAAAAAATGAGTCCAACACAAGAGTGTATGACAAAAGGCAAGCATGCTTTTATTGTGGCGTTTTGGTGTCTAAAATTGCAAGGCATTATGAGCTCAAACACAAGACTGAAAGAGATGTTGCTATTGCCCTTTCCTTCAATAAGCGGTCACCAACCAGGAAAAAACACCTTGAGAAACTACGGTTATTAGGGAACTATCACCACAATTTAAATGTTTTGGAGACGGGAAAAGGAGAGCTGATTGTCTTTAGACGTCCCACCTCTGGAAAAGAATGTAGTCCTTCAGATTTTCTTCCTTGCAATTATTGCCTTGGATTCATAAGGCGTCAAGAATTGTGGAAACATGTTAAATTGTGCAAGTTCAAACCAGAAGGAGATGAATTTCCAAAGCACCGTAAAGTTCAGGAAAAAGCAAGATTGCAGTTATTTCCAGCCATTTATAGTGACAGTATTCTTTGTCAATTGTTTGCGACTATGAAAAGCGATCAAATCTCCCTCATTGCTAGAAATGATTGGCTCATCAAGGAAATTGGGGTGTTGCTCATTGAAAAACATGGagaaaagcaaaacaacttcgtatCTCAAAAGATGAGAGAACTTGCTAGACTCTTGCTTCAACTTCGCAAAACAAGTTTCAATGCTGACGCCAACCTTTCAGATTTTATCAAGCCTCAAGAATTTGATGTTGTGGTGAGCGCTGTGAAAGCCCTTTCAAAGTTCCAATTTGACGACGGTGTGCATCAAGTAGCTACACCATCATTGGCCTTGAAAATCGGCCATTCCCTTAAAAAGTGTGTAAACGTCCTTCGGGGCCATGCATTGCGAAGGAAGGATGACTCACTACTGGAAGATGTCGacaattttgaaaaactaataGAAGCAGAGTGGAGCCATCGTGTTTCACACCATTCCCTCCGCGCTCTTGGCACACAGAAGTTTAACAGGGTGGAATTGCTGCCACTTGCAGAAGACCTTGAAAAACTGAGGAAAAGTGTCCTTTCAATAATGCAGTCGACAGCGCAAGTCCTTCAAGAAGGGCAACCTCAGTTGGAATCCTGGAGTAAATTAGCTCAAGCTACTCTAGCCAGACTAGTGATGTTTAACAAGAGGAGGGGAGGAGAAGCTTCTAGGATGCTCTTAAAAAGCTACCTCAATCGACCAGACTGGAACCAGGTCAACAATCCAGAAATTATGTCAACACTAAGTGAATTTGAAAAGGAATTGTCGAAGAGGTACGAGAGGTTACATGTAGGTCAGGATTCCATTGATTCATATTGTTTATTAATGCGCCCCTACAATGCTTCCTTTTTCAAGTACTGTTACGTGTACAGTAACATGTGAAGCATGTGAAGCAAGTAACGTGTGAAGCATGTCTTAGTCAATGTACCGGTAGTTAAGTTTTGCTGCAAATTAGTGTTGCCTTCTTGGATAGATTACAGTTCACAATTGAGCCACATAGTTTAACGCTACTCCGGCTTAAAATGAATGGaacttaaaaagttacgattcaaGACCCAAACGAATTCAGTGAATTCTTGAAGTTGCATTCATTTTAAGCTGGAGTTTCGTTAAACTACTGTATTgcccgaatgcaaaaatggccgccaacaaattattcttttgtctttgtgttaattggCATAACTAGCCCCAGTAACactgtaaaattgaaagaatttgggctgtaaaacgaggctagttagggcTTATTAACACAAGGCAAAGGAATAATTTGTTTGCGGGCATTTTTGCATCTGGTCAATGTTTTCTTCGTCATTTTACTTTCAAATAATGaccaaagcttgtttcttttgttacaaaaaataagtgtcactctcaggggtcaatgggttaagggagTCTTTTCGTCAATTGGGGGGAAGGGGTCCGAGGGCATTTatggtgtgaatgggttaaacagTAAAAAACCCAAAAGTCCCCATTAAATGCAGTCAATGAATATACACGGTTAAATATAATTTAAATATGTCCGTAAATTTCTTTCCTACTGTCACGGAGAATGTGAATTGTTTTTGAACAGGCTGGACATGGTTGAAATAATTGGCAAGAGGGGAAAAAAAGTGCCAGTTATTTTGACCGCTGAGATGACCAGGAGCATTGATCTTCTTATCAAGACAAGAGAGGCTGTGGCCATTCCTGAGAAGAATCCGTTTGTATTTGCCAGACCAAACAGGCAGTCATTACAGTGCATGAGAGCCTGGGATTGCCTTAGAAATATTTCAATGCAATGTCAACCACCTCTGTTAAACCCTGCCAATATAACAAGTACAAAACTGAGAAAGTATATAGCTACTATTTCCCAAGTACTCTCCATGGAAGAGAAAGAAGTGGACTGGCTTGCAAGGCATTTGGGTCATGACATTCGTGTTCATAGGGATTTTTACCGGCTCCACGAATCAACAATAGAAATCGCCAAAGTGAGCAAACTACTTCTCACTGTTGATCAAGGGGAAACGAGAAAGTTTGCGGGGAAAACATTACAAGAGATAAATCTAAATGGtaagaaaaatacaatgctACAAAGTTATTGTAAAACTGCCAGGTGCTCTCAAGGcctgtttaaggacgttcgcgccaattgtttctgcgcatccttactgcgtacgcaaatgcacacgccacgtcatacacgagcgcgcgagctaagtaataaaatgaaaactgatagggcaaaaggccattgctatagctttgcctggatttaacggtcttggacgttcggtgacccctatttttctttccagaaacggattttatttacaattatctccacgttgtccaaaaatgaacaaaaaatcaatgtgggaagttcaaaaaatttcaaggtttctgctcacgggacatcaaatcctgccatcttgcggctgcaaggcgcgtgaaactgtggtcgccaaatgcgaacttgatctgtAAGGGAACCTCatcagttgactaaattcacttaattaggccacttaaacaatatttggcagagaagatttcacttcaaagatttaattgcaatatatttgggtttacagacactggccttattcgataacgaagcccgatttccaaaacgaagtcggtgaccccccattttttttacatttctgacataactaactcatcatcttaaagtggtaaaagtttcagaagaaaatcaatgttgaaaaaatttcgtgcgaacgtccttaaatcatAGCAGTGGCAGAAAACGTTGCTAATGGTAACATCTTTGCATCACAATGAATTGAATCAAAGGATTTGTTCTCAacgaaaaattaatttttgacaAGATGAGATGGCTGAACCTATGGGAAAGCCATTACGTCCTACACTCTGCTTTGTCAATCCCAATTTCCTTTCTGCTCAAATTGCAATAATTATCTAAACTGAGACGACAAAACCTCTTTTAGTGCGTACAGCGGGAGCGGTTTGCCGCTGCAAAACAGATTAGGTTTGCAAGACAGAATAAGCCACAGTTTGTTCACTTAAAATGTCATGGCAGAGCTCCTTCAAAAACTTGGTATACTTGCTTAAATTTAGTTCTTATTAGTTTACATCATAGCCAACTTCATTTAGATTTTGTACTTTTCTTTCAGACATTGCAGAACCAGATCTATCCGATGACACAGATTATGAAGATGAGGATGATGTTGAAAGTTCAACTGAGACTGCTGAAGGAACTACCTCAGGTGACTTTTCCTCCAGTACTAGCACTGTCAGAAATAGAGTGACTAAACATGAtaagcaaagtattttgcaattATGTTGTTTAAACATTTATTGATAGTGATAGGGGTTATGTTTGGAGGTAAAAGTAAGGAAGTCAGAGATGGTAATTTTGCACCCTACCAACACCTGCTTCCCCAAAGTGAACATTCATATCAAGCCAATCACTTAATTAGGGTTGCAAGAGTTTTTGTCTCCAAAATATGCGTCCTATTAATAGGTCGGGAGAACAACAAAATTCTTTACATTTTCAAGaactaaaattttgtatctcccTTACCTGTTCCGATGCGATGTAGTGGTAATTACATTGTCAAAAATATAGCTAACATTATTTAAAAGTAGTGTTTTATGTCGCCGCAGTCAGACATCGCCAGTGATCCATTTGAAATGAACGCACTGTATATGATTATAAAGACGTGACAATTATTTTATAGCCATGCTAGCTTGATATCTTGCTTAGGCAGTATTTGAGTATTTGACGTGGTTGCTACGGTCAGGAAATGGTCAGGGGAAAAAATCTTTAAGGTTAAAGAAAAGTCGGGGAATTTCACTCTGAGTCAGGGAAAATTTAGTTCTTTGAGAGAAGTCagggaaaaattaaattttcagaGTCTTAACTTCTTTATTGCCAACTCAGtgatgttttttaatgaaatcatacgatttgttttcttctgttttcccTGTTTTCTAACATTTTCAATTGTTTGTGACATTTTATGGACATGAAATTGGTTGGATTGGTAGGAATTAAACGAGAAGCTGATGTTTTCTATGTTATGTTAATAAACTGTACTCTGCATGTGACTTTccaaaaacataaataaatggTTTGAGGCCATTACCAGGACTAATTTGTGATCTTTTAAAATTTAGTTGGTCAGGGAAATTTTACATTTGTCAGGGAAAAGTGAGGGAATTTCAAAATCCTGTGTCTGTGGCAACAATGGTTGAGGGAAACAATGTGCAAGGAATGTTCTTTTCTACCAAATGGTCGATTATGGGAGCAGGCAGGTTAATGCATTGTTATTTTGTACAGCTCGAAGCAAAGAAACCAAATCTGGGAAAATGTGCGCAAAAGATCCAGCTGAGCGAAGTGTTAACAGTTCCATGGGAAAGCCAGCACAGGGTAAGATCCTTCAGTccctattttttgttgtttcccAAACTTGATGATATGTAACCATTCTCTCTTCGCCCTTAGGCATAGATTTGAAAAGAACATGTAaccttttcaaagtaattttaaaatacatgtatcttttaAGTTACCACCAGTATAGTTGTGATACTAATAGGTTCATCTGGAAAAATGCCTTGTCTCCGGCATTGACCTGCAATATAGAATTTTGGTGTGAGTAGCTTTTTTTAGTCTTCTTGCACTGGAGGTATAAAGATGTGCGGGTTCAGCTTGTTCTTCTTGGAATCTATGTATTATGCAACTCTTcatctttaaacttaaaatgaTATACCTATATTTATTGAATAACTTTTCATTCATATTCTTTGCAATCAGTGTtgtgttttctttggatttaaattttatttttgtaatcaCTGTTGATATTATATACAAGATTAACATTTTTCTTCTACTTCACCACCCGCCTTGGAATGTGTATAATATGCCAGCAAGCGAGCCACGAGTCAACATGAGCCGAGAATCAACATGCGAgccacgcagttattgaaagcgaGTCATTTTAAAGTACTTcaataaatactgtttatcagcgctatttgaaatgggtgctaaGACTTGCCATGCTTTGTCATTTTTAAAGGTTCCAACGATCcagaaaaggaaaacacaacCTCTGTCAATTCTGCTGCAAAATGTAAGTTTTAGGCAAAACTACTGCTTTCGTTACATGATGAGGTGTGTCAAGGGTGTGTCACCTGAGTGTGTTTAGTTTCTGTTGAGTATTTGATCAAAACTTTGTCTTTTTGTCTTTCATATTGATAACAAAGTACCCGAGAAGACCAGAAATCAAAGCAGGAAATGCCAGAAAAAATCAACGAAGGAGGGAGTTCATTGTTCAGTTAAGCAGTCAAAGAGTGAGTTTTGTCTTCTTCATTGGAACCCCTTTTGAAGTATATACTTATCAGCAATTCGGCTCTCGTATATAGGAATATAGCGGGTCTTTTCCATTGATAGCTAGGGGACACGTCGGACTAGAACTCCCCCCTCTTAAAAAATGAGGTCGATA containing:
- the LOC138034262 gene encoding uncharacterized protein, whose amino-acid sequence is EFVANSRSKAHSEKFDCAATSSVDDVTDDSLDIDSALTELISKSGNAEPDLSDNTQFKNDDSDDSSTEIAEGTTSDIAEPDLSDDTDCEYEDCDKSSNEITDLEGTTSDPKSDEENVIEDENDDIQCSKSYKQNMKRRKRLFSGSSSDEDSMSHSAVPEKTRKQTRKCQKKSTKEGVHCSVNQSKMSVPCAKKNESNTRVYDKRQACFYCGVLVSKIARHYELKHKTERDVAIALSFNKRSPTRKKHLEKLRLLGNYHHNLNVLETGKGELIVFRRPTSGKECSPSDFLPCNYCLGFIRRQELWKHVKLCKFKPEGDEFPKHRKVQEKARLQLFPAIYSDSILCQLFATMKSDQISLIARNDWLIKEIGVLLIEKHGEKQNNFVSQKMRELARLLLQLRKTSFNADANLSDFIKPQEFDVVVSAVKALSKFQFDDGVHQVATPSLALKIGHSLKKCVNVLRGHALRRKDDSLLEDVDNFEKLIEAEWSHRVSHHSLRALGTQKFNRVELLPLAEDLEKLRKSVLSIMQSTAQVLQEGQPQLESWSKLAQATLARLVMFNKRRGGEASRMLLKSYLNRPDWNQVNNPEIMSTLSEFEKELSKRLDMVEIIGKRGKKVPVILTAEMTRSIDLLIKTREAVAIPEKNPFVFARPNRQSLQCMRAWDCLRNISMQCQPPLLNPANITSTKLRKYIATISQVLSMEEKEVDWLARHLGHDIRVHRDFYRLHESTIEIAKVSKLLLTVDQGETRKFAGKTLQEINLNDIAEPDLSDDTDYEDEDDVESSTETAEGTTSARSKETKSGKMCAKDPAERSVNSSMGKPAQGSNDPEKENTTSVNSAAKLPEKTRNQSRKCQKKSTKEGVHCSVKQSKKSVPHKPWTGEEKEAVLKYLGHWIRKGRVPGKLDCEQCISKANGALDHRKWTDLKYFVKNQIDKRKKVLDPKN